TAGCGGCGGGTAGGGCAGGGCGAGGTAGTCCACCGTGCCGCTGCGCACCAGGCGCAGGCAGTCGGCGTGGCTGTTGGCCACAATCAGCCGCTGATTGTCGAAGCCGCGTTGCCGCAGGATTTCCTCGCTGGCATCGCGCCGGATGGTGCAGATGCTGCAGCAGTCGCGTATCTGCTGCAGCGTGTGCTGGCCGGCCTGCTGGCCTGCTCTGCGCCACAGGTAGACGCTGAGCTCATCCAGCTTGCCTATCCATATGAACTGATCCTCGCGGCTGGCAATGCGCGCCAGCGCAAACAGCAGGGTATCCGGCCGCAGGCTGGTCTGCGCCATGCTGCGTGCCCACGGGTAGACCTGGATGTCGCTGGGCAGCCCGCTGCGCTGCAGCGCGGTGCGCACCACGCGGGCATAGGCGCCATCGGCCTGCTGGGCATTCTGCAGGGTGTTGTAGGGTGGCCAGTCCTCGGTGACGGTCTGCAGCGCCATGGCGTGGCACAGCGTACCGAACAGCAGACAGCCAAGCAGGAACAGTGAGCGCATGCGACACCTCGGTGGGGTGGTTGCCGGGCTGCTTTCAGTGTGGCTCATGCTTGGCTGCTGGCAAGCCCGATGGCAGCAGGGTTGTTGGCAAGGACCATGCTTACAGGGCAAGCGCCTGTGTGAGTGGCGCTTCATATTGCGGTTGTTGAGTGCGGCAACAACAAAAACGGCCACCCGAGGGTGGCCGTTTTGCATTGCGCGGCGAGGCTTACTTGCCGGCAACCCAGTCACGGGTGCTGGCCAGTGCGGCAGCCAGGTTTTCCGGCTGGGTGCCGCCGGCCTGGGCCATGTCCGGACGGCCACCGCCCTTGCCGCCCACCTGCAGGGCAACGTGGTTCACCAGTTCGCCGGCCTTGAAGCGGCCGGTGAGGTCCTTGGTGACGCCGGCAATCAGCGCTACCTTGCCGTCGGCCTTGCTGCCCAGCACGATCAGCGCCGAGCCCAGCTTGTCCTTCAGCTTGTCCAGCGTGTCGCGCAGGGTGGCGTTGTCGGCGCCTTCCAGTTCGGCGGCCAGCAGCTTCACGCCGTTCACTTCCAGTACCTGCTCGGCCAGGCTGTCGCCGGCAGAGGCCGCCAGCTTGGCCTTCAGGGAGGCCAGCTCTTTCTCCAGCGCCTTCATGTCGCTCTGCAGGTTGCCGATCTTGGTCAGCACTTCGTCGCTGCTCTGCGCCTTGAGGTTGGCCGCAGCGGCTTTCAGCAGGCTGTCCTGCGCCTGTACGTGGGCTACTGCGCCTTCGCCGGTCACGGCTTCGATACGGCGTACGCCAGCGGCCACGCCGCCTTCGGACACGATCTTGAAGAAGCCGATGTCGCCGGTACGGTTGACGTGGGTACCGCCGCACAGTTCAGCGGAGAAGTCGCCCATGGTCAGCACGCGCACTTCGTCGCCGTATTTTTCGCCGAACAGCGCCATGGCGCCGGCGCGTACCGCGTCGTCGAAAGCCATTACGCGGGCGCTGACTTCATAGTTGGCCGCAATCACGTGGTTCACCACGCGTTCGATCTCGGCGATTTCCTCGGCCGATACCGGCTGGCCGTGGGCGAAGTCGAAGCGGGTGCGCTCGGCGTTTACCAGCGAACCCTTCTGTGCCACATGGCCGCCCAGTACCTTGCGCAGCGCTGCGTGCAGCAGGTGGGTGGCGGAGTGGTTGCGCGCGGTGGACTGGCGCTTGTGCAGGTCGATGGTGGCCTGCACGGTGTCGCCCACGCTCAGGCTGCCGCGTGCCAGGCGGCCGGTGTGGCCGAATACCGCGGACTTGATCTTCTGGGTGTCGGCCACGTCGAACAGGGCGCCCACGCCACCGGCGGTGGAGATTTCTCCCACGTCGCCCACCTGACCGCCGCCTTCGGCGTAGAAGGCGGTGTTGTCCAGCACCACGATGCCGTCGTCGCCTTCAGCCAGCGACTGCACCGGCTCGGTGCCCTTGTACAGGGCAATCACCTTGGCATCCACGCTGCTGCTGCCGTAGCCGAGGAAGGTGGTGTCGGCGCCGTCGTAGCTGACGTTGCCGGTAACCTTGAAGGCGGAGGCGGCACGGGCGCGGGCGCGCTGTTCTTCCATGGCGCGCTCGAAGCCTTCCAGATCCACTTCGATATTGCGTTCGCGGCAGATGTCGGCGGTGAGGTCCACCGGGAAGCCGTAGGTGTCATACAGCTTGAATACGGTGTCGCCGTCCATGGCGGTCTTGCCGCCTTCCAGCGCGGCATCCACCAGCGCCATGCCGGTGTCCAGGGTCTCGGCAAACTTGATTTCTTCCTGGCGCAGCGCGTCCTCGATCACCGCCTGCTTCTGGCGCAGCTCCGGGTAGGCATCGCCCATTTCCGTTACCAGGTCGGCAACGATCTTATGGAAGAACAGGCCTTTCTGGCCCAGCTTGTAGCCGTGGCGGATGGCGCGGCGGGCGATGCGGCGCAGCACGTAGCCGCGGCCGTCGCTGGACGGCAGGATGCCGTCGGCGATCATGAAGGAGCAGGCGCGGATGTGGTCGGCGATCACTTTCAGCGACGGCACGTCCTGGCTGTACGGCAGGCCGGTTTCGCGTGCGGCGGCGCGTACCAGGCAGGCCAGACCGTCGGTTTCGTAGTTGGAGTGCACGCCCTGCAGCACGGTGGACAGGCGCTCCAGGCCCATGCCGGTATCCACGGACGGCTTCGGCAGCGGGTGCAGGGTGCCGGTCTCGTCGCGGTTGAACTGCATGAATACGTTGTTCCAGATCTCCATGAAGCGGTCGCCGTCTTCATCCGGGCTGCCCGGAGGGCCGCCGGCCACGGACGGGCCGTGGTCGAAGAAGATCTCGGTACACGGGCCGCACGGGCCGGTGTCACCCATGGTCCAGAAGTTGTCGGAGGCGTACGGCGCGCCCTTGTTGTCGCCGATGCGCACGATCTTTTCCGCCGGCAGGCCGACGGTCTTG
This Vogesella sp. LIG4 DNA region includes the following protein-coding sequences:
- a CDS encoding ABC transporter substrate-binding protein, with the translated sequence MRSLFLLGCLLFGTLCHAMALQTVTEDWPPYNTLQNAQQADGAYARVVRTALQRSGLPSDIQVYPWARSMAQTSLRPDTLLFALARIASREDQFIWIGKLDELSVYLWRRAGQQAGQHTLQQIRDCCSICTIRRDASEEILRQRGFDNQRLIVANSHADCLRLVRSGTVDYLALPYPPLQMLLRQQGQTVDSLQRGPLLQHYSVYLAASRGTRPRVIQSLRDELARMARSGESRKIITGTLLQAGIQP
- the alaS gene encoding alanine--tRNA ligase is translated as MKTSEIRQKFLGFFASKGHQVVASSSLIPGNDPTLMFTVAGMVQFKDVFLGFEKRDYTRATTSQKCLRAGGKHNDLENVGYTARHHTFFEMLGNFSFGDYFKRDAITFAWEFLTGKDWLNLPQDKLMVTVYASDDEAYDIWHKTVGLPAEKIVRIGDNKGAPYASDNFWTMGDTGPCGPCTEIFFDHGPSVAGGPPGSPDEDGDRFMEIWNNVFMQFNRDETGTLHPLPKPSVDTGMGLERLSTVLQGVHSNYETDGLACLVRAAARETGLPYSQDVPSLKVIADHIRACSFMIADGILPSSDGRGYVLRRIARRAIRHGYKLGQKGLFFHKIVADLVTEMGDAYPELRQKQAVIEDALRQEEIKFAETLDTGMALVDAALEGGKTAMDGDTVFKLYDTYGFPVDLTADICRERNIEVDLEGFERAMEEQRARARAASAFKVTGNVSYDGADTTFLGYGSSSVDAKVIALYKGTEPVQSLAEGDDGIVVLDNTAFYAEGGGQVGDVGEISTAGGVGALFDVADTQKIKSAVFGHTGRLARGSLSVGDTVQATIDLHKRQSTARNHSATHLLHAALRKVLGGHVAQKGSLVNAERTRFDFAHGQPVSAEEIAEIERVVNHVIAANYEVSARVMAFDDAVRAGAMALFGEKYGDEVRVLTMGDFSAELCGGTHVNRTGDIGFFKIVSEGGVAAGVRRIEAVTGEGAVAHVQAQDSLLKAAAANLKAQSSDEVLTKIGNLQSDMKALEKELASLKAKLAASAGDSLAEQVLEVNGVKLLAAELEGADNATLRDTLDKLKDKLGSALIVLGSKADGKVALIAGVTKDLTGRFKAGELVNHVALQVGGKGGGRPDMAQAGGTQPENLAAALASTRDWVAGK